In Dyadobacter sp. CECT 9275, the following proteins share a genomic window:
- the carB gene encoding carbamoyl-phosphate synthase large subunit, with product MPKNPNIKSVLIIGSGPIIIGQACEFDYAGSQAARSLREEGIEVVLINSNPATIMTDPISADHVYLLPLEKKSIVEILEKHEALGRPIDAVLPTMGGQTALNLAIDCDKAGIWKKYNIEIIGVDIKAIETTEDREKFRLKMLELGVNVCKGRTARSFLEGKEIAQEIGFPLVIRPSYTLGGTGGGFVQKEEDFDKALNNGLHASPVHEVLVEQSAMGWKEYELELLRDGLGNFIIICSIENFDPMGVHTGDSITVAPAMTLPDTLYQQMRDLSIKMMNGIGKFAGGCNVQFSVNPADDQIIAIEINPRVSRSSALASKATGYPIAKIAAKMAIGYHLDELINPITGSTSAFFEPSIDYVIVKVPRWNFDKFKGADRSLGLQMKSVGEAMGIGRNFQEALQKACQSLEIRRNGLGADGRELRDQEAIKHSLQHPSWDRLFHIYDAFKIGLSFKTIQNLTKIDAWFLRQIEELIELEHQIEKYDLSDLPKELLLTAKQKGYADRQIAHLLGTKESKVYDKRKEMGIKRVYKCVDTCAAEFEAKTPYYYSTFNSSQDTPDNESVVSDRKKVIVLGSGPNRIGQGIEFDYSCVHGVLAAKESGYETIMINCNPETVSTDPDISDKLYFEPVFWEHVFDIIEHEKPEGVIVQLGGQTALKMAEKLDKYGIKIIGTSYHSLDWAEDRGRFSPLLEELGIPYPKFGTVRTSDAAVELSRTLGFPLLVRPSYVLGGQNMKIVINEKELEQHVVKILHDIPDNNILLDHFLEGALEAEADAICDGEDSYIIGIMEHIEPAGIHSGDSHAALPHFDLTDDEVRQIEDHTKKIAKAMSVKGLINVQFAIKNGVVYVIEANPRASRTVPFICKAYQEPYVNYATKLMLGAKKVSDFDFKPVKKGWAIKIPVFSFNKFPNVNKELGPEMKSTGEAIYFIDDLQDDFFQKIYSERNLYLSR from the coding sequence GTGCCCAAAAATCCGAATATCAAGTCCGTTCTAATTATCGGTTCAGGTCCAATTATTATAGGTCAGGCGTGCGAGTTTGACTACGCAGGTTCTCAGGCAGCCCGTTCGCTACGCGAAGAAGGTATTGAGGTTGTACTCATCAATTCCAACCCCGCAACGATCATGACTGACCCCATCAGTGCTGATCATGTTTATCTGCTTCCTCTCGAAAAAAAATCCATTGTAGAAATTCTCGAAAAACACGAAGCGCTGGGAAGGCCCATCGACGCTGTGTTACCAACAATGGGTGGACAAACGGCCCTGAATCTTGCCATTGATTGTGATAAAGCAGGTATCTGGAAAAAATACAATATTGAGATTATCGGAGTCGACATCAAGGCCATAGAAACCACCGAAGACAGGGAGAAATTCCGTCTGAAAATGCTTGAACTTGGGGTGAATGTCTGTAAGGGTCGTACTGCCAGATCATTTTTGGAAGGTAAAGAAATTGCCCAGGAAATTGGTTTTCCCCTGGTAATACGCCCTTCCTATACCCTGGGAGGTACAGGTGGCGGTTTTGTGCAAAAAGAAGAGGATTTCGACAAAGCACTTAATAACGGCTTGCACGCATCTCCGGTTCATGAGGTACTGGTGGAGCAAAGCGCGATGGGCTGGAAAGAATATGAGCTCGAGTTGCTCCGCGATGGCCTTGGTAACTTTATCATCATCTGCTCCATCGAGAATTTTGACCCGATGGGCGTGCATACCGGAGACAGCATTACCGTGGCCCCAGCCATGACACTGCCCGACACCCTGTACCAGCAAATGCGTGATCTTTCGATCAAAATGATGAACGGGATCGGAAAATTTGCAGGCGGTTGTAATGTTCAGTTCTCGGTAAACCCGGCAGACGACCAGATCATTGCCATCGAAATAAACCCGCGGGTATCCCGGTCGTCCGCACTGGCGTCCAAAGCAACGGGTTATCCAATTGCAAAAATTGCTGCAAAAATGGCAATCGGATATCACCTGGATGAACTCATTAACCCGATCACAGGAAGTACTTCTGCTTTCTTCGAGCCATCTATCGACTATGTGATCGTTAAAGTACCTCGCTGGAATTTCGATAAATTCAAGGGCGCCGACCGTTCACTGGGCCTTCAGATGAAATCAGTCGGAGAGGCCATGGGTATCGGAAGAAACTTCCAGGAAGCACTTCAGAAAGCTTGCCAGTCGCTGGAAATACGCCGCAACGGACTAGGTGCCGATGGCCGCGAACTCCGCGACCAGGAAGCGATCAAACACAGTCTTCAGCACCCGAGCTGGGATCGCCTTTTCCATATATACGATGCATTCAAAATCGGCCTTTCGTTCAAGACCATCCAGAACCTTACCAAGATCGATGCCTGGTTCCTCCGCCAGATTGAAGAACTGATAGAACTGGAACATCAGATCGAAAAATACGACCTGAGTGATCTTCCCAAAGAACTGCTTCTGACAGCGAAACAAAAAGGATATGCAGACCGTCAGATCGCGCATCTGCTCGGAACCAAGGAAAGTAAGGTTTACGATAAAAGAAAGGAAATGGGCATCAAACGTGTTTACAAATGCGTAGATACCTGTGCGGCGGAATTTGAGGCAAAAACACCTTATTACTACTCTACTTTTAATTCTTCCCAGGATACGCCGGATAACGAGTCTGTTGTTTCCGATCGCAAGAAAGTAATTGTGCTGGGCTCGGGTCCTAACCGCATTGGCCAGGGTATTGAATTTGACTACTCCTGTGTTCATGGTGTGCTTGCAGCCAAAGAGTCGGGCTATGAAACCATTATGATCAACTGCAATCCGGAAACGGTATCTACGGATCCGGACATTTCGGATAAGTTATACTTTGAACCGGTTTTCTGGGAGCACGTTTTTGATATCATCGAACACGAAAAACCGGAAGGAGTCATCGTTCAGCTGGGCGGACAAACTGCCCTGAAAATGGCAGAAAAACTGGACAAGTATGGTATCAAAATCATCGGTACCAGTTACCATTCTCTTGACTGGGCCGAGGATCGCGGGCGTTTTTCTCCCCTACTTGAAGAACTGGGTATACCTTATCCCAAATTTGGGACCGTCCGTACCTCCGACGCAGCTGTGGAATTATCCCGTACGCTGGGCTTCCCATTGCTGGTAAGGCCGAGTTATGTACTGGGTGGCCAGAATATGAAAATTGTTATCAACGAAAAAGAACTGGAACAGCATGTAGTGAAAATCCTCCATGATATTCCGGATAACAATATCCTGCTGGATCACTTTCTGGAAGGTGCCCTGGAAGCGGAGGCTGATGCCATCTGCGACGGAGAAGATTCATACATCATCGGGATCATGGAGCACATTGAGCCTGCAGGTATCCACTCCGGGGACTCACATGCCGCACTTCCGCACTTTGACCTGACAGACGATGAAGTACGTCAGATTGAAGACCATACCAAAAAAATAGCCAAGGCCATGAGCGTGAAAGGGCTCATTAACGTACAGTTTGCGATTAAAAACGGGGTGGTGTATGTGATAGAAGCCAATCCGCGTGCTTCGCGCACGGTACCTTTTATCTGTAAGGCATACCAGGAACCTTATGTGAACTACGCTACCAAACTGATGCTTGGCGCCAAGAAGGTTTCTGATTTTGATTTCAAACCGGTAAAAAAAGGATGGGCTATAAAAATCCCTGTTTTCTCCTTCAATAAATTCCCGAATGTGAACAAGGAATTAGGGCCTGAAATGAAGTCGACCGGTGAGGCCATTTACTTTATAGATGACCTGCAGGATGATTTCTTCCAGAAAATATACAGTGAAAGAAACCTTTATCTGAGCCGTTAA